In Acinetobacter sp. C32I, one genomic interval encodes:
- a CDS encoding isovaleryl-CoA dehydrogenase, whose product MNLRSLNFGLDETLIALQDSVAAFCAKEIAPIAQQVDQDNVFPAHLWKKFGDMGLMGLTVSEEYGGTNLGYLAHIIVLQEISRASASIGLSYGAHSNLCINQINRNGSEQQKQKYLPKLISGDFVGALAMSEPNAGSDVVSMKLRAEQKGDHFILNGSKMWITNGGDADVLVVYAKTDPHAGAKGMTAFLIEKNMPGFSHGKHLDKLGMRGSNTYPLFFDNVEVPAENVLGGVGNGAKVLMSGLDYERAVLSAGPLGIMDACLDVVIPYLHEREQFGQALGEFQLMQGKLADMYSTWLACKALVYAVGAACDKADHDRSLRKDAASAILYAAEKATWMAGETIQTLGGNGYINEFSAGRLWRDAKLYEIGAGTSEIRRMLIGRELFNETK is encoded by the coding sequence ATGAACCTACGTAGCTTGAACTTTGGTCTGGATGAAACATTAATTGCTCTACAAGATTCGGTTGCTGCATTTTGTGCAAAGGAAATTGCACCTATTGCACAACAAGTCGATCAGGACAATGTATTCCCTGCCCATCTCTGGAAAAAATTTGGAGATATGGGATTGATGGGCTTAACCGTTTCTGAAGAATATGGCGGCACCAATCTAGGCTATCTAGCACATATCATCGTGTTGCAAGAAATTTCGCGTGCATCCGCCTCTATTGGTCTTTCCTATGGTGCGCATTCTAACTTGTGTATTAACCAGATCAACCGTAACGGCAGTGAGCAACAAAAGCAGAAATATTTACCTAAACTGATTTCAGGTGACTTTGTCGGTGCTTTGGCGATGTCTGAACCCAACGCAGGTTCGGATGTGGTCAGTATGAAACTACGTGCCGAACAAAAAGGCGATCATTTTATTCTCAATGGTTCAAAAATGTGGATCACCAATGGTGGTGATGCTGATGTACTGGTGGTTTATGCCAAAACCGATCCACATGCCGGTGCCAAAGGCATGACTGCCTTCCTAATTGAAAAAAATATGCCTGGCTTTAGTCATGGTAAGCATTTAGACAAACTCGGGATGCGTGGCTCTAATACCTATCCACTATTTTTTGACAATGTAGAAGTGCCTGCTGAAAACGTACTTGGTGGCGTTGGCAATGGTGCCAAAGTACTGATGAGTGGTTTGGACTATGAACGTGCGGTTTTAAGTGCTGGCCCTTTAGGCATTATGGATGCGTGTTTGGATGTGGTGATTCCCTACCTGCATGAACGTGAGCAATTCGGTCAGGCTTTAGGTGAATTCCAATTAATGCAAGGCAAACTGGCGGATATGTATTCCACTTGGCTGGCTTGTAAAGCCTTGGTCTATGCGGTTGGCGCGGCCTGTGACAAAGCCGACCATGATCGTAGCTTACGCAAAGATGCGGCCAGCGCGATTTTATATGCAGCAGAAAAAGCCACGTGGATGGCGGGTGAAACCATTCAAACTCTCGGTGGTAATGGTTATATCAATGAATTTTCAGCTGGTCGTTTATGGCGTGATGCCAAACTTTATGAAATTGGTGCAGGAACTTCTGAAATTCGCCGCATGCTGATTGGCCGCGAACTGTTTAATGAAACCAAATAA
- a CDS encoding TetR/AcrR family transcriptional regulator produces the protein MSYKRSTLMQERMEQNRKSILSSARKLISEGGFKDAQIQTIAEQAGVSSGLVYRYFDNKSQVLIEVLSEAINTELLVIDAITESDLTAEQKLHKAVATFVKRALNSPQLAYSLMFEPVDSSVEHERFRVKQLIKQSIKKILADGNASGEFVLDDLNTTAMCVVGAMTYVVVEPLDPAQNTKFDHAHKDYFSKQIADFCVDAVQKK, from the coding sequence ATGAGCTATAAACGATCAACTTTAATGCAGGAGCGGATGGAGCAAAATCGTAAATCGATTTTGAGTTCAGCCAGAAAATTAATTTCAGAGGGAGGGTTCAAAGACGCACAGATACAAACCATTGCTGAGCAAGCAGGGGTCTCAAGTGGTCTGGTGTATCGCTACTTTGACAATAAAAGTCAGGTGTTAATTGAGGTCTTGTCAGAAGCCATCAATACCGAACTGTTGGTGATTGATGCCATCACAGAAAGTGATCTGACCGCAGAACAAAAATTGCACAAGGCAGTCGCGACCTTTGTAAAACGGGCCTTGAACAGTCCGCAGCTGGCATATTCACTCATGTTTGAACCCGTGGATTCAAGCGTTGAACATGAGCGTTTTCGGGTAAAACAGTTGATTAAACAAAGTATTAAAAAAATCCTTGCAGATGGAAATGCAAGTGGTGAATTTGTTTTGGATGACTTAAACACAACAGCCATGTGTGTGGTCGGGGCAATGACCTATGTGGTGGTTGAACCGTTGGATCCAGCACAAAATACCAAGTTTGATCATGCGCACAAAGACTATTTTTCCAAACAGATTGCTGATTTTTGTGTGGATGCAGTACAGAAAAAGTAG
- a CDS encoding AMP-binding protein: MQHVRLSYASGTSSQPLLGMTIGDKFDQACQQYAEQEAIVSSHQNRRLSYKELQHEVNAFACSLLKLGLKKGDRLAIWSPNCVEWTVTQFAAFKAGIILVNLNTAYKSHELEYVLNKVSCKGLIIASQFKTTDYQELLSKIAPELASSTDKVLNAARLPHLKYVIKIDEQQHTGIHRFSDLLDTPNQSQLDELQRLAKQLQFDETINIQFTSGTTGNPKGTMLTHHNILNNGYFVGEGIGLTPQDRVCISVPLFHCFGMVMGNLACITHGATMVYPASVFNPLESLKTIEQEKCTAAYGVPTMFIAILEHEQFAEFDLSSLRTGIMAGSPCPREIMQRVIDRMHMSEITICYGMTETSPVSVQSYIDDSIDKRVSTVGHVHPHLEVKIVDLEGEIVPQGTLGELCVRGYSVMAGYWDEPEKTKEVIDAAGWMHTGDIAEMDSEGFVKIKGRIKDVVIRGGENLFPKEIEDFLYTHPDVCDVQVIGLPDMRYGEELCACIILHEHHQSNEDSIRSFCKEHISHNKVPRYVKFFAEFPMTASGKAQKFKLQEIMRAELNLTAEIFD, from the coding sequence ATGCAACATGTACGGTTAAGCTATGCCTCTGGAACCAGCTCGCAGCCCCTGTTGGGGATGACGATTGGAGATAAATTTGATCAAGCCTGCCAGCAATATGCTGAGCAAGAGGCGATTGTCAGTTCACATCAGAACCGACGCTTAAGCTACAAAGAACTACAGCATGAAGTGAATGCATTTGCCTGTAGTCTGCTCAAGCTGGGTTTAAAAAAAGGGGATCGCTTGGCGATCTGGTCGCCCAACTGTGTGGAATGGACCGTGACCCAATTTGCTGCATTTAAAGCAGGCATTATTTTGGTGAATCTAAATACCGCCTATAAAAGTCATGAACTGGAATATGTACTCAATAAAGTCTCCTGCAAAGGCTTGATTATTGCCTCACAATTTAAGACCACAGATTATCAAGAATTGCTGAGTAAGATTGCCCCAGAATTAGCATCCAGTACTGATAAGGTATTGAATGCAGCTCGGTTACCGCATTTAAAATATGTGATTAAAATCGATGAGCAGCAACATACCGGTATCCATCGTTTTAGCGATTTACTCGACACCCCAAATCAATCTCAGCTCGATGAGTTACAGCGCTTAGCCAAGCAATTGCAGTTTGATGAAACCATTAATATCCAATTTACCTCAGGAACCACAGGCAATCCGAAAGGAACCATGTTGACGCATCATAACATCCTGAATAATGGTTATTTTGTTGGTGAAGGGATTGGCTTAACCCCCCAAGATCGAGTTTGTATCTCAGTGCCTTTATTCCATTGTTTTGGCATGGTGATGGGCAATCTAGCTTGTATTACTCATGGTGCAACTATGGTTTATCCTGCTTCAGTGTTTAATCCACTGGAAAGCTTAAAAACCATTGAGCAGGAAAAATGTACGGCAGCCTATGGTGTGCCGACCATGTTTATTGCCATTTTGGAACATGAGCAATTTGCCGAATTTGATTTGAGCAGTTTAAGAACGGGCATTATGGCAGGCAGTCCATGTCCGAGAGAAATCATGCAGCGTGTGATTGACCGCATGCATATGTCAGAAATCACCATCTGTTATGGCATGACCGAAACCTCTCCAGTCAGTGTGCAGAGTTATATCGATGATTCAATTGATAAACGCGTTAGTACGGTTGGGCATGTTCATCCACATTTGGAAGTCAAAATTGTCGATTTAGAAGGCGAAATTGTGCCGCAAGGAACACTGGGTGAACTTTGCGTACGTGGTTATTCGGTCATGGCGGGATATTGGGATGAGCCTGAAAAAACCAAAGAAGTGATCGACGCAGCGGGCTGGATGCATACGGGTGATATTGCCGAAATGGACAGTGAAGGTTTTGTCAAAATCAAAGGTCGGATTAAAGATGTCGTGATTCGTGGGGGTGAAAACCTGTTTCCTAAAGAAATCGAAGACTTTTTATATACCCATCCCGATGTCTGCGATGTGCAAGTGATTGGTCTACCCGACATGCGTTATGGTGAGGAACTCTGCGCCTGCATTATTTTGCACGAACATCACCAAAGCAATGAAGACAGTATTCGCAGTTTCTGCAAAGAGCATATTTCACATAATAAAGTGCCACGTTACGTTAAATTTTTTGCTGAGTTTCCAATGACCGCGTCAGGCAAAGCACAGAAATTTAAATTGCAGGAAATCATGCGGGCAGAGCTGAATTTGACTGCTGAAATTTTTGATTAA
- the bioB gene encoding biotin synthase BioB encodes MKIRNDWSRAEIQAVYEQPLLDLLFQAQQLHRQYFAANTVQVSTLLSIKTGKCPEDCKYCSQSARYDSKLEAEKRIAVEKVIQEAQKSKASGASRFCMGAAWRNPHERDMPYVLDMVRKVKALGLETCMTLGMLNASQAERLKDAGLDYYNHNLDTSREYYSHIISTRTFDDRLDTLDHVRQAGLKVCSGGIVGLGESREDRIGLLHELATLPLHPESVPINMLVPIEGTPLAQVEKLDVIEWIRTIAVARLIMPQSYIRLSAGREALTDSDQALAFMAGANSIFSGEKLLTTANAGENRDHALFQKLGLSIEATKPSIKQLSVDAMLTV; translated from the coding sequence ATGAAGATCAGAAATGATTGGTCACGTGCGGAAATACAGGCTGTATATGAGCAGCCATTGTTAGATTTGCTGTTTCAGGCACAGCAGTTACATCGACAGTATTTTGCTGCGAATACGGTTCAGGTCAGTACTTTGCTGTCTATTAAGACTGGCAAATGCCCAGAAGATTGTAAGTATTGTTCACAATCGGCGCGTTATGATTCAAAACTGGAAGCAGAAAAACGTATTGCCGTCGAGAAAGTCATTCAAGAGGCACAAAAATCCAAAGCCTCAGGTGCATCTCGGTTTTGTATGGGTGCTGCATGGCGCAATCCACATGAGCGCGATATGCCTTATGTACTGGACATGGTGCGTAAGGTCAAAGCTTTAGGACTGGAAACCTGTATGACCTTGGGTATGTTGAATGCCTCTCAGGCGGAGCGTTTAAAAGATGCAGGTCTGGATTATTACAACCATAATCTGGATACCTCGCGTGAATATTATTCCCACATTATCAGCACCCGAACTTTTGATGATCGACTGGATACCTTAGACCATGTTCGTCAGGCAGGTTTGAAAGTCTGTAGCGGTGGGATTGTCGGTTTAGGTGAAAGCCGAGAGGATCGAATTGGTCTTTTACATGAGTTAGCGACTTTGCCGCTACATCCCGAGTCTGTACCGATCAATATGCTGGTGCCGATAGAAGGGACTCCACTGGCTCAAGTAGAGAAACTGGATGTGATTGAATGGATTCGGACCATTGCGGTGGCACGATTAATTATGCCGCAAAGTTACATTCGACTCTCCGCAGGCCGTGAAGCATTAACCGATTCAGATCAAGCTCTGGCATTTATGGCAGGTGCCAATTCGATCTTCTCTGGTGAAAAACTATTGACCACCGCCAATGCAGGTGAAAATCGTGATCACGCTTTATTTCAAAAATTAGGCTTAAGTATCGAAGCGACTAAACCTTCTATAAAGCAGTTATCTGTTGATGCGATGCTGACCGTTTAA
- a CDS encoding class I SAM-dependent methyltransferase produces the protein MAKDFNSQKVVERYDDHIRRLIPGYALMHQQVDAILQSALSADAQILIVGCGTGYELEYLLNRHPTWRFTAVDPSLSMLQKAQALIQALGQSERVQFIHGETAALPTQPKFDAALSILVAHFVPHALKPSFFAEISQRLKADGLLITYDLMACEDPQQLKALPLLCQNNGLSVEQSQAMMERLGHDFFTLTFDAYQQLLCSTGFEQVKGFSQVLTYQGLIAQKKQEDILTSEHSGKAVFTQQGIQH, from the coding sequence ATGGCGAAAGATTTTAATAGTCAAAAAGTAGTGGAACGCTATGACGATCATATCCGACGTCTGATTCCAGGTTATGCGCTGATGCATCAACAAGTGGATGCGATTTTACAATCCGCTTTAAGTGCAGATGCACAGATTTTAATTGTTGGTTGCGGCACAGGCTATGAGCTTGAATATCTACTGAACAGACATCCGACTTGGCGTTTTACGGCTGTTGATCCTTCTTTAAGTATGTTGCAGAAAGCACAAGCCCTGATTCAGGCACTGGGTCAGTCCGAGCGTGTGCAATTTATTCATGGCGAAACCGCTGCATTGCCTACACAGCCAAAATTTGATGCGGCCTTGTCAATTTTAGTTGCGCATTTTGTGCCGCATGCGCTTAAACCGAGTTTCTTTGCTGAAATATCACAGCGATTAAAAGCGGATGGATTGCTCATAACTTACGACCTGATGGCCTGTGAAGATCCTCAACAATTGAAAGCATTGCCACTGTTATGTCAGAACAATGGTCTAAGTGTCGAGCAGAGTCAAGCCATGATGGAACGTTTGGGGCACGACTTTTTCACACTCACTTTTGATGCCTATCAGCAACTACTTTGCAGTACTGGTTTTGAACAGGTAAAAGGTTTTAGCCAAGTTTTAACGTATCAGGGACTGATTGCTCAGAAAAAACAGGAGGATATTTTGACCTCGGAACATTCTGGCAAGGCTGTTTTCACTCAACAAGGAATTCAACATTAA
- a CDS encoding DcaP family trimeric outer membrane transporter, translated as MKKFILTVQKSILATAVLTAMSSAYSGTESAEIAQLRQEVQELRAMLQQYVKQPVPAQSTAQVTVATAPQLTEAQAPKLNISKGGAEVSLYGYLRADASYQAKGASTMYNNISGVPLEHTAEEAQQKDRLHSTVNVTRLGLNFKTPTAAGDVGGKLEMDFFGGSTRDQFRIRHAYLTFDKWLIGQTWSTFIAPEYYPETIDAGTYVGGALQRSPLVRYSDNLSANTSFAIAIEDPKYTATSDPDNEMRLPALVGRLNHKFANGSLLSGRTFMAEKKTSNDEEWAWGVGLGGKYQLTPQTFLKADYYHVKGDGRFLLWTNNSYVIDDKNHIQSNEFDTISAGLTHQFNSKLRSTLGYGYMKAKDDNTFAEIQKNNATQNKELWQGWINAMYNPYKPITLGVEYVYGERETFDGRNGIDNRFNMMASYDF; from the coding sequence ATGAAAAAGTTTATTTTAACGGTACAAAAAAGCATATTGGCAACGGCGGTTTTAACGGCCATGTCCTCTGCTTATTCGGGAACTGAAAGTGCTGAAATTGCACAACTCAGACAAGAAGTTCAAGAGTTGCGCGCCATGCTGCAACAATATGTGAAGCAACCTGTTCCGGCCCAGTCGACAGCTCAAGTCACGGTTGCTACTGCGCCACAGCTGACCGAAGCACAAGCTCCAAAACTGAATATCAGCAAAGGCGGGGCTGAAGTCAGTTTATATGGTTATCTCCGTGCCGATGCTTCTTATCAGGCCAAAGGTGCATCGACCATGTATAACAATATCAGTGGCGTACCACTGGAACATACTGCCGAGGAAGCTCAACAAAAAGACCGCTTGCATTCAACCGTCAATGTCACACGTTTAGGTTTAAATTTTAAAACACCGACGGCAGCAGGTGATGTTGGTGGCAAGCTGGAAATGGACTTTTTTGGCGGCAGCACACGTGATCAATTCCGTATTCGTCATGCCTATTTAACCTTTGATAAATGGTTGATCGGTCAGACTTGGTCAACCTTTATTGCACCTGAATATTATCCAGAAACCATTGATGCGGGAACCTATGTCGGTGGGGCATTACAACGCTCTCCGCTGGTTCGATATAGCGACAACTTATCAGCCAATACCAGTTTTGCTATCGCGATTGAAGACCCTAAATACACCGCAACTTCCGACCCTGATAATGAAATGCGATTGCCTGCTTTAGTTGGGCGGTTGAACCATAAATTTGCCAATGGTTCACTGTTGTCAGGTCGTACTTTTATGGCTGAGAAAAAGACCAGTAATGATGAGGAATGGGCATGGGGTGTAGGGCTCGGCGGTAAATATCAGCTGACACCACAAACTTTCTTAAAAGCCGATTATTACCATGTTAAAGGTGATGGCCGCTTCCTGCTTTGGACCAATAACAGCTATGTAATTGATGATAAAAATCATATTCAGAGCAATGAATTCGACACCATTTCAGCAGGTTTAACCCATCAGTTTAATTCAAAGCTTCGCTCAACCTTGGGTTATGGCTATATGAAAGCCAAGGATGACAATACCTTTGCTGAAATTCAAAAAAATAATGCAACACAAAACAAGGAACTTTGGCAGGGCTGGATCAATGCCATGTACAACCCGTATAAACCGATTACCTTGGGGGTCGAGTATGTCTATGGCGAGCGAGAAACCTTCGATGGCCGTAACGGGATTGATAACCGTTTCAATATGATGGCGAGTTACGATTTTTAA
- a CDS encoding MFS transporter, with translation MATSTLNVNAIIDQAKFTPFHWSILLWCLLIIIFDGYDLVIYGVVLPVLMQEWSLTAVQAGMLASTALCGMMFGAMLFGALADKIGRKNVILICVTFFSGFTFWGAFASTPFEFGILRFLAGLGIGGVMPNLVALTSEYAPKRIRSTLVGSMFSGYAIGGIISALLGSYLVESQGWQIMFLIAGIPLLLLPILWKFLPESLTFLVKSGKTEQAHAIIQKIAPEQVLSSETRLCLNDDHLDTGSSAKALFQHGRALSTLMFWLLFFMCLLMVYALSSWLPKLMLAAGYSLGKSILFLLALNVGAMLGAIFGGILSDKFHLKPVILTMFVAGVFALVGLGYNSPAYILYGLVTIAGAATIGTSILLYSYVAQYYPLSVRSTGIGCASAVGRIGAIVGPILTGMLLTLGLPHKMNFVMIAIPAIIAIFAVLVLKRHESDSGSKSTANPATNIAETGEA, from the coding sequence ATGGCAACATCGACGTTGAATGTCAATGCAATTATTGACCAAGCAAAATTTACCCCTTTTCACTGGAGCATTTTGCTTTGGTGCTTACTGATTATTATTTTTGACGGTTATGACCTGGTTATTTATGGTGTGGTTTTGCCTGTATTGATGCAGGAATGGTCACTCACCGCGGTACAGGCAGGTATGTTGGCCAGTACCGCTTTATGTGGAATGATGTTTGGTGCCATGCTATTCGGGGCTTTGGCAGATAAAATCGGTCGCAAAAATGTGATCTTGATTTGTGTGACCTTTTTTAGTGGTTTTACCTTTTGGGGTGCATTTGCATCGACGCCTTTTGAGTTTGGGATTTTAAGGTTTTTAGCCGGTTTAGGCATTGGTGGGGTGATGCCGAATCTGGTGGCTTTAACCTCTGAATATGCACCGAAACGGATACGCAGTACTTTGGTTGGCAGTATGTTTAGTGGCTATGCCATTGGTGGAATTATTTCGGCATTGTTGGGCAGTTATTTAGTCGAAAGCCAAGGCTGGCAAATCATGTTCTTGATCGCTGGCATTCCATTGTTGTTGTTACCGATTTTATGGAAGTTCTTACCTGAGTCACTGACCTTTTTAGTGAAAAGTGGCAAGACTGAGCAAGCCCATGCCATCATTCAAAAAATTGCACCAGAGCAGGTATTAAGCAGTGAGACACGCTTATGCTTGAATGACGATCATCTGGATACAGGCAGTTCTGCCAAAGCTTTATTTCAACATGGTCGTGCTTTAAGTACGCTGATGTTCTGGCTGTTATTCTTTATGTGTTTGCTGATGGTTTATGCATTGAGTAGCTGGTTACCAAAACTGATGCTGGCAGCAGGCTATTCATTGGGTAAAAGTATCCTATTCCTGCTGGCGTTGAATGTTGGCGCCATGCTTGGGGCAATTTTTGGGGGCATACTGTCAGATAAATTCCACCTAAAGCCTGTGATTTTAACCATGTTTGTGGCAGGAGTCTTTGCCTTAGTCGGACTCGGTTATAACTCTCCAGCCTATATTTTATATGGTTTGGTGACGATTGCGGGTGCTGCAACTATTGGTACTTCAATCCTTTTATATAGTTATGTGGCGCAATACTATCCATTGAGTGTGCGCTCGACAGGGATTGGCTGTGCATCTGCAGTTGGGCGAATTGGTGCTATTGTCGGGCCAATTTTAACAGGGATGCTGCTGACCTTAGGTTTACCGCATAAGATGAACTTTGTGATGATTGCCATCCCTGCGATTATTGCGATTTTTGCGGTGCTGGTGCTGAAACGGCATGAATCGGATAGTGGGAGTAAAAGCACAGCCAATCCAGCGACAAACATCGCTGAAACAGGTGAAGCATAG
- a CDS encoding LysR family transcriptional regulator, which produces MKPKKLNQVTDFDIKLLKIFKTVCDCHSFSAAESLLGISRSAISLHMSDLENRLGIRLCQRGRAGFALTDEGREILEYIEVLNASIEDFRAKINQMHNQLKGEFNIGIINNLVTMPSAYITNTLALLADENPEVVINISMSTLSDIECRVLDNRLHAGAIPLVTPLSGLDYFDLYSEKSLLYCGKNHPLFQHLGGFHTADLKNWQAVLPNYATTAEATKLHQLLDCSATASDREGIAFLILTGKFLGFLPDHYAKKWVQDGFMQPILQDMMHYSTPICLITHKGKNYHMILKTFMDILKTRIMPLA; this is translated from the coding sequence ATGAAGCCTAAAAAATTAAATCAAGTGACTGATTTTGATATAAAACTGCTCAAAATTTTTAAAACGGTGTGTGACTGCCACAGCTTTAGCGCTGCGGAAAGTCTACTTGGCATCAGTCGTTCTGCGATTAGTCTGCATATGAGTGATCTGGAAAATCGGCTCGGTATTCGACTGTGTCAGCGTGGTCGAGCGGGCTTTGCCCTGACTGATGAAGGCCGTGAAATTCTGGAATATATTGAAGTGTTGAATGCTTCGATTGAAGACTTTCGAGCCAAAATCAATCAAATGCATAATCAGCTCAAAGGTGAATTTAATATTGGGATTATTAATAATTTAGTCACCATGCCCAGCGCCTATATCACCAATACCCTTGCGCTATTGGCTGATGAAAATCCAGAAGTGGTGATTAATATCAGTATGAGTACCTTGTCCGATATTGAATGTCGCGTCTTGGACAACCGCTTACATGCAGGTGCCATCCCCCTCGTCACCCCATTATCTGGCTTAGATTATTTTGATTTATATAGCGAAAAGTCTTTACTCTACTGCGGTAAAAATCACCCGCTGTTTCAACATTTAGGTGGCTTCCACACTGCGGATTTAAAAAACTGGCAAGCAGTATTGCCCAATTATGCAACGACAGCAGAAGCGACGAAATTACATCAACTGCTTGATTGTTCAGCCACCGCCAGTGACCGTGAAGGCATTGCCTTTCTGATTTTAACCGGTAAGTTTCTCGGTTTTTTACCCGATCATTATGCGAAGAAATGGGTGCAAGATGGCTTTATGCAACCGATTTTACAGGACATGATGCATTACAGTACCCCGATCTGTCTGATCACGCATAAAGGCAAAAACTACCATATGATTCTAAAAACCTTTATGGATATCCTGAAAACCAGAATCATGCCTCTGGCTTAA
- a CDS encoding aspartate aminotransferase family protein: protein MIMFDIDTTNDRDDALEASPSDVAMKLNYQAHWMPFTANRNFHQDPRIIVAAKGSSLIDSTGREIYDSLSGLWTCGAGHSLPEIQQAVTRQLAKLDYSPAFQFGHPLSFQLAEKIVQHMPEKLQHVFFTDSGSESADTAIKMARAYWRIKGQPSKTKLIGRARGYHGVNVAGTSLGGIGGNRKMFGQLMDVDHLPHTLQPHLSFSKGCAETGGIELADEMLKLIELHDASNIAAVIVEPVSGSAGCIVPPTGYLKRLREICDQHNILLIFDEVITGFGRMGTWTAAEYFDVTPDLLTFAKQITNGAIPLGGVVASREIYDAFMQQDLPEHAVEFTHGYTYSGHPVACAAALATLDVLEQQNLITQSAALAPSFEKLIHELKGAPNVIDIRNCGLIGALQLAPRDGDTTIRGFEIGMKLWKAGFYVRFGGDTIQFGPMFNSTEAQLSRLINAVGETLYQVK, encoded by the coding sequence GTGATTATGTTTGATATCGACACCACAAATGACCGTGATGATGCATTGGAAGCCAGTCCGTCAGACGTTGCTATGAAGTTAAATTATCAAGCGCATTGGATGCCGTTTACCGCCAATCGTAACTTTCATCAAGATCCACGCATTATCGTGGCTGCCAAAGGTTCGTCTTTGATTGACAGCACAGGACGTGAGATTTATGACTCATTGTCAGGTTTGTGGACCTGCGGCGCAGGGCATAGTTTGCCTGAAATCCAGCAAGCCGTAACTCGTCAATTGGCAAAACTGGATTATTCACCTGCATTTCAATTCGGACACCCATTATCTTTTCAATTGGCTGAAAAAATTGTGCAGCACATGCCTGAAAAGCTACAGCATGTATTTTTTACCGATTCTGGCTCTGAGTCAGCAGATACTGCGATCAAAATGGCAAGAGCTTATTGGCGGATTAAAGGTCAACCGAGCAAAACCAAATTGATTGGACGGGCACGTGGCTACCATGGTGTTAACGTGGCAGGCACAAGTCTGGGCGGTATTGGTGGCAATCGCAAAATGTTCGGTCAATTGATGGATGTGGATCATTTACCGCATACCTTGCAACCACATCTGAGCTTTAGCAAAGGCTGTGCTGAAACAGGTGGAATTGAACTGGCCGATGAAATGCTCAAGCTGATTGAGCTACATGATGCATCCAATATCGCCGCAGTGATTGTTGAACCTGTTTCTGGTTCGGCGGGTTGTATTGTGCCACCGACAGGTTATTTAAAACGCCTGCGAGAAATCTGTGATCAACACAATATCCTGCTGATCTTTGATGAGGTGATTACGGGCTTTGGCCGTATGGGCACATGGACAGCAGCTGAATATTTTGATGTAACGCCTGATCTTCTGACCTTTGCCAAACAAATTACCAATGGTGCCATTCCATTAGGTGGCGTTGTCGCAAGCCGTGAAATCTATGATGCCTTTATGCAACAAGACTTGCCTGAACATGCAGTTGAATTTACCCATGGTTATACCTATTCAGGGCATCCCGTTGCCTGTGCGGCTGCTTTAGCCACTTTAGATGTACTGGAACAACAGAACCTGATTACTCAATCAGCGGCTTTGGCCCCAAGTTTTGAAAAACTGATTCATGAATTAAAAGGTGCACCGAATGTGATTGATATTCGCAATTGCGGTTTGATTGGTGCTTTGCAACTGGCACCGCGTGATGGAGATACCACCATTCGTGGATTTGAAATTGGTATGAAGTTGTGGAAAGCCGGTTTCTATGTGCGTTTTGGCGGAGACACCATTCAGTTTGGTCCAATGTTTAACAGCACTGAAGCGCAATTATCACGCTTGATCAATGCTGTGGGTGAAACCCTTTATCAAGTGAAATAA